A stretch of Rhododendron vialii isolate Sample 1 chromosome 4a, ASM3025357v1 DNA encodes these proteins:
- the LOC131323267 gene encoding uncharacterized protein LOC131323267, producing the protein MPSLQTALPPELANNVIRLYLECLRRAKYVGSRQHNTELVVDMVRQQFRKHMHETNPDKIQKLKDDAARGLINHILYESEKMSGRKFSLNS; encoded by the exons ATGCCGTCTCTACAAACAGCATTGCCTCCTGAACTTGCCAACAATGTCATTAGA CTTTACCTGGAATGCCTTCGAAGAGCTAAATACGTAGGCAGTCGG CAACACAATACAGAGCTTGTCGTTGATATGGTGAGACAGCAATTTAGAAAGCACATGCATGAGACAAATCCGGATAAGATTCAGAAGTTAAAGGATGA TGCGGCAAGGGGGCTCATAAACCATATACTATATGAATCTGAGAAGATGTCCGGTCGTAAATTCAGCCTGAACTCTTGA